A genomic stretch from Telmatocola sphagniphila includes:
- a CDS encoding DUF1549 domain-containing protein — protein sequence MEILLKPLSGFIAILSITALHVSIATASDGPAPTVEVQAILDLHCVKCHGPLEDKAGLRLDTAAGLWKGSENGAIVKAGNPEESKLFQVLAKNSDPHMPPKKQLSDAEIAKVRAWVAKPVKEARVVKLVVPAEPSAAIDAFLAEGWKERKITPAPLCDDLTFLRRVSLDLIGRIPTPEETSAFQKDQADNKRAILVDRLMASSEAARNFREIWDVLLMGRQGGRREQQRRDSGWYTYLENAYKQNRPWDEVVRGFITARPERPEDKGAVWFLFERKNEHQQIAEALAPIIYGTRIDCAQCHDHPLAAEIKQGHYWGLVAAFNRSKNVEAGPSAVREMASGGFMNFTNLKKESQPASITLLTGKVISEARPENDDLSGLYLDPMAKVKVPKFSRRAALAEAATRDNPLLARSFVNHTWALLMGRGIVDPPDEMNSKHPPSHPELLDWLSEDFAKHQYDVRRLLRAIVLSRGYQLAMGGHNAPPPDAFACAMERPLTGEAITRSARISAGQTPDDEALRKAVVERFPDVMPRTSRATIQQAMFLSNSERVAALFKSGPAKIIADEAGVRALFRRALIREPDKEELAHSLEFLKQNPNPSAAAGQLLWALVAGPEFLTNH from the coding sequence ATGGAAATCTTACTTAAGCCGCTGTCCGGTTTTATCGCCATCCTCTCCATTACGGCGTTGCACGTTTCGATTGCCACAGCCAGCGATGGACCAGCCCCGACCGTCGAGGTGCAAGCAATACTGGATTTGCACTGCGTGAAGTGTCACGGCCCGCTGGAAGACAAAGCGGGCCTGCGACTCGATACCGCGGCGGGACTCTGGAAAGGGAGTGAGAATGGCGCGATTGTGAAAGCGGGCAACCCCGAAGAAAGCAAACTCTTCCAAGTGCTGGCGAAAAATTCAGATCCACACATGCCACCCAAGAAGCAGCTGAGTGATGCGGAAATTGCCAAAGTCCGGGCATGGGTCGCAAAGCCGGTGAAAGAGGCCCGCGTCGTGAAGCTGGTTGTACCCGCCGAGCCTTCCGCGGCGATTGATGCGTTCCTGGCGGAGGGCTGGAAAGAACGCAAAATCACACCGGCTCCGCTCTGTGACGACCTGACCTTTCTCCGACGGGTTTCCCTCGATCTCATTGGGCGAATCCCGACACCGGAGGAGACTTCCGCATTTCAGAAAGACCAAGCGGATAACAAACGAGCAATTCTGGTCGACCGCTTGATGGCCAGTTCGGAGGCCGCCCGTAACTTTCGCGAAATCTGGGATGTTCTGCTGATGGGTCGGCAGGGTGGCCGTCGCGAGCAACAGAGGCGCGACAGCGGCTGGTATACCTACCTCGAAAACGCTTACAAGCAGAACCGCCCCTGGGATGAAGTCGTGCGCGGGTTCATAACCGCTCGGCCAGAGCGACCTGAGGACAAGGGGGCCGTCTGGTTCCTCTTCGAACGCAAAAACGAACACCAGCAGATCGCCGAAGCCCTAGCACCGATCATTTACGGCACTCGCATCGACTGTGCCCAATGTCACGATCACCCGCTGGCCGCCGAGATCAAGCAGGGACACTACTGGGGCCTCGTCGCGGCCTTCAATCGTAGCAAAAATGTCGAAGCCGGACCCAGCGCGGTGCGAGAGATGGCCAGCGGCGGATTCATGAATTTCACGAATCTCAAGAAAGAATCGCAGCCCGCATCGATCACGTTGCTCACGGGGAAAGTGATCTCAGAAGCACGGCCGGAAAACGACGACTTATCCGGTTTATACCTCGACCCGATGGCCAAGGTGAAGGTACCCAAGTTTTCACGACGAGCCGCCTTGGCTGAAGCGGCGACCCGGGATAATCCCCTGCTGGCGCGCTCCTTTGTTAATCACACCTGGGCACTTCTGATGGGGCGGGGTATCGTCGATCCCCCGGATGAGATGAACTCCAAACATCCGCCAAGTCATCCCGAACTGCTCGACTGGCTGTCGGAGGATTTCGCAAAACACCAATACGACGTACGGCGGCTGCTGCGGGCCATCGTGCTCAGTCGCGGTTATCAGCTGGCGATGGGGGGTCACAACGCTCCACCGCCGGACGCGTTCGCCTGTGCAATGGAACGGCCGCTGACCGGCGAAGCGATTACCCGTTCTGCTCGGATCTCGGCAGGTCAGACGCCCGATGATGAAGCTTTGCGAAAGGCGGTCGTGGAACGATTCCCCGACGTGATGCCTCGAACTTCGCGGGCCACAATTCAACAGGCGATGTTCCTGTCGAATAGCGAACGAGTCGCGGCGCTCTTCAAATCCGGCCCGGCCAAGATCATTGCGGACGAAGCCGGCGTTCGAGCCCTGTTTCGCCGTGCCTTGATCCGGGAACCGGACAAAGAAGAACTCGCTCACAGCCTGGAGTTTCTGAAACAGAACCCCAATCCGTCGGCCGCCGCTGGCCAGTTGCTCTGGGCACTGGTGGCTGGACCCGAATTCCTTACGAACCATTAA